From Silurus meridionalis isolate SWU-2019-XX chromosome 14, ASM1480568v1, whole genome shotgun sequence, a single genomic window includes:
- the syngr1a gene encoding synaptogyrin-1a isoform X2, with the protein MDQAYGAGKAGGAFNPVLFIQQPQPILRIMSWIFSIVIFGCIANEGYVNRPDEEEEYCIFNRNQNACNYGVAMGSLAFFTCLAFLALDAYFPQISSVKDRKKAVLADVGISAVWAFMWFVGFCFLTNQWQVSNPDNNPLNEGADAGRAAITFSFFSIFTWGALTFLAMERMKRVSFEEEYNKLFTPQPPPPFV; encoded by the exons ATGGACCAGGCATACGGGGCAGGAAAAGCTGGAGGAGCCTTCAATCCAGTATTATTCATCCAGCAGCCACAGCCTATCCTCCGCATCATGTCCTGG ATCTTCTCCATAGTGATTTTCGGATGTATTGCCAATGAGGGCTATGTGAACCGAcctgatgaagaggaggagtaCTGCATTTTTAACCGTAACCAGAATGCCTGTAACTACGGTGTGGCTATGGGCTCTCTGGCCTTTTTTACCTGTCTTGCCTTCTTGGCCTTGGATGCCTATTTCCCACAAATCAGCAGCGTCAAAGACCGTAAGAAAGCCGTCCTGGCAGACGTTGGCATCTCGG CTGTCTGGGCCTTCATGTGGTTTGTGGGCTTCTGTTTCCTGACTAATCAGTGGCAGGTGTCCAATCCTGATAACAACCCCTTAAACGAGGGTGCAGATGCAGGAAGGGCAGCCATcaccttttccttcttctccatctttaCCTGG GGTGCGCTAACATTCCTCGCCATGGAGCGCATGAAGAGAGTTTCGTTTGAAGAGGAGTACAACAAACTGTTCACCCCTCAGCCTCCTCCCCCATTTGTCTAA
- the syngr1a gene encoding synaptogyrin-1a isoform X1, whose amino-acid sequence MDQAYGAGKAGGAFNPVLFIQQPQPILRIMSWIFSIVIFGCIANEGYVNRPDEEEEYCIFNRNQNACNYGVAMGSLAFFTCLAFLALDAYFPQISSVKDRKKAVLADVGISAVWAFMWFVGFCFLTNQWQVSNPDNNPLNEGADAGRAAITFSFFSIFTWAGQAFLAFQRYKLGASSSLFSQNYTDPNEETAARSEGMDYTGYIEDTEAPDSMHTNYDGSAGYQSQEY is encoded by the exons ATGGACCAGGCATACGGGGCAGGAAAAGCTGGAGGAGCCTTCAATCCAGTATTATTCATCCAGCAGCCACAGCCTATCCTCCGCATCATGTCCTGG ATCTTCTCCATAGTGATTTTCGGATGTATTGCCAATGAGGGCTATGTGAACCGAcctgatgaagaggaggagtaCTGCATTTTTAACCGTAACCAGAATGCCTGTAACTACGGTGTGGCTATGGGCTCTCTGGCCTTTTTTACCTGTCTTGCCTTCTTGGCCTTGGATGCCTATTTCCCACAAATCAGCAGCGTCAAAGACCGTAAGAAAGCCGTCCTGGCAGACGTTGGCATCTCGG CTGTCTGGGCCTTCATGTGGTTTGTGGGCTTCTGTTTCCTGACTAATCAGTGGCAGGTGTCCAATCCTGATAACAACCCCTTAAACGAGGGTGCAGATGCAGGAAGGGCAGCCATcaccttttccttcttctccatctttaCCTGG GCTGGTCAGGCTTTCCTGGCGTTTCAGCGGTACAAGCTCGGAGCAAGTTCCAGCCTCTTCTCGCAGAACTACACGGACCCGAACGAGGAGACAGCAGCACGCTCTGAAGGCATGGATTACACGGGTTACATAGAAGACACGGAGGCACCAGACAGTATGCATACCAACTACGATGGATCTGCTGGTTACCAGAGCCAAGAGTACTAA